In the genome of Kineosporia corallincola, one region contains:
- a CDS encoding DUF3500 domain-containing protein — protein sequence MTGRNDQDIDGFFSTARVAGRDQAVELPDTDYTAFLLDHDDPKLADVRGMSYEEFTADRYRAPFLRDLLAVWRGLYDEPFRGITSDGLVRENLYAPADLEPDPEPYRAAERLLATLTPAERQAVSHSLDDPLWRAWSNPEFVVHRVGLRLENLTPAKSSAILGVLRASLSPEGYDRVTAAMELNGVLGRLVDLPAVMNERSYWFSLFGSPDPANPWGWQLFGHHVAVSFVAVGGRQVIAPVFLGAEPDGAPGSPPLFAHRERLALRLAGSLDTAQRAQAVVYESVLDPKMPEGRLHPADERHVAGAFRDNRVVPYEGLEVSRLDPGRQALLREIVEDFLLLLKPPQRAVTLAEYDAHLGETWLAWYGATDGSQPFYLRVHSPVILAELDHHAGVWLGNRLPARFHVHTTLRHPNGNDYGRALLGRARFSG from the coding sequence ATGACCGGCCGCAACGACCAGGACATCGACGGATTCTTCTCCACGGCCCGGGTGGCCGGCCGGGACCAGGCCGTCGAGCTGCCCGACACCGACTACACCGCCTTTCTCCTCGATCACGACGACCCGAAACTCGCTGATGTGCGCGGGATGTCGTACGAGGAGTTCACCGCCGACCGCTATCGCGCACCGTTCCTGCGGGACCTGCTCGCCGTCTGGCGCGGGCTGTACGACGAGCCGTTCCGGGGCATCACCTCCGACGGCTTGGTGCGGGAGAACCTCTACGCACCAGCGGATCTGGAACCCGACCCGGAACCGTACCGGGCCGCGGAACGCCTGCTGGCCACGCTCACCCCGGCGGAACGCCAGGCCGTGAGCCACTCGCTGGACGACCCGCTCTGGAGAGCCTGGAGCAACCCGGAGTTCGTGGTGCACCGGGTGGGCCTGCGCCTGGAGAACCTGACCCCCGCGAAGTCCTCCGCGATCCTCGGGGTGCTCCGGGCGTCCCTGAGCCCTGAGGGATACGATCGCGTCACCGCGGCCATGGAGCTCAACGGGGTTCTCGGCCGGCTGGTCGATCTGCCGGCCGTGATGAACGAGCGCAGCTACTGGTTCTCGCTCTTCGGGTCGCCGGACCCGGCGAACCCCTGGGGCTGGCAGCTGTTCGGGCACCACGTGGCGGTCAGCTTCGTCGCGGTGGGCGGTCGCCAGGTGATCGCGCCGGTGTTCCTCGGCGCCGAGCCGGACGGCGCGCCCGGCAGCCCGCCGCTGTTCGCGCACCGGGAGCGCCTCGCCCTGCGTCTGGCGGGCTCGCTCGACACCGCCCAGCGGGCCCAGGCGGTGGTCTACGAGTCCGTGCTCGACCCGAAAATGCCGGAGGGACGCCTGCATCCGGCGGACGAGCGGCACGTCGCCGGAGCCTTCCGCGACAACCGGGTGGTGCCCTACGAGGGCCTGGAGGTCTCGCGTCTGGACCCGGGCCGGCAGGCGCTGCTGCGGGAGATCGTCGAGGACTTCCTGCTGCTGCTCAAGCCGCCGCAGCGGGCCGTGACGCTCGCCGAGTACGACGCGCACCTGGGGGAGACCTGGCTGGCGTGGTACGGCGCCACGGACGGATCGCAACCCTTCTACCTGCGGGTGCACAGCCCGGTGATCCTGGCCGAGCTCGACCACCATGCCGGGGTGTGGCTCGGCAACCGGCTGCCGGCCCGGTTCCACGTGCACACCACGCTGCGTCACCCCAACGGCAACGACTACGGGCGGGCCCTGCTCGGCCGGGCGCGGTTCAGTGGCTGA
- a CDS encoding GntR family transcriptional regulator, which translates to MSTKAEQAFQVLKERIMDGTYGPGHRLVIDQLVREHEISAGPWRESLRRLEAEGWVEMVPNVGALVRTFDTNAWQQGLSLLARIGGYATALSAPHLTATDLADARTLNQQMAQALAGFDPARFGRLNREFHELLASRAGDERLVAMVRAEWARLEVIRKSAFWYAPGRAEASLAEHDALLGLIESGAPADAIETEARRHELRTVEAVTRYEAGLSH; encoded by the coding sequence ATGTCCACCAAGGCCGAGCAGGCGTTCCAGGTCCTCAAGGAGCGGATCATGGACGGCACCTACGGGCCCGGTCACCGCCTGGTCATCGATCAGCTCGTGCGCGAGCACGAGATCAGCGCCGGCCCCTGGCGCGAGTCGCTGCGGCGCCTGGAGGCCGAGGGCTGGGTGGAGATGGTGCCGAACGTCGGGGCCCTGGTGCGCACCTTCGACACGAACGCCTGGCAGCAGGGCCTGAGTCTGCTGGCCCGGATCGGCGGTTACGCCACCGCCCTGTCGGCCCCGCACCTGACCGCCACCGACCTGGCCGACGCGCGCACGCTGAACCAGCAGATGGCCCAGGCCCTGGCCGGTTTCGACCCGGCCCGGTTCGGCCGCCTGAACCGGGAGTTCCACGAGCTGCTGGCCTCCCGGGCCGGTGACGAGCGGCTGGTCGCGATGGTGCGGGCCGAGTGGGCCCGGCTGGAGGTGATCCGCAAGTCCGCGTTCTGGTACGCGCCGGGCCGGGCGGAGGCCTCGCTGGCCGAGCACGACGCGCTGCTCGGCCTGATCGAGTCCGGCGCCCCGGCCGACGCCATCGAGACCGAGGCCCGCCGGCACGAGCTGCGCACCGTCGAGGCCGTCACCCGGTACGAGGCGGGGCTCAGCCACTGA